One genomic segment of Hymenobacter psoromatis includes these proteins:
- a CDS encoding amino acid permease: MASIFAKKPLAQLLGEANSTGHGTLQRTLGAGNLVALGVGAIIGAGLFVRTAAAAAQAAGPGVTLAFILAAFGCVFAGLCYAEFAAMIPIAGSAYTYAYTTMGEFVAWIIGWALIMEYALGAATVSIAWSEYLNKLLEVFHTSIPYGLSHSPFEHAMINGVSEHGFINLPALLIIVALSLLLVKGTQESALFNAVIVVLKVLIVIVFIAVGWQFINPVNHTPYLIPADAVVKNAAGEVVRTYGGFFKHGLGGIIGGAGIVFFAFIGFDAVSTAAQEARNPKRDMPIGILGSLAICTVLYILFGHVLTGVASWREFADPALGGEASVAYAIRAHMPGYGWLATAVTMGILLGFTSVILVMLMGQSRVFFSMAKDGLMPKAFSELHPRFSTPYKSNLMLMVFVGLFAAFVPGSLAGDLTSFGTLLAFVLVSLGVWIMRKSDPDQPRPFRSPLSSPSFPLVPIMGALVCTLLIVGLDPFTLQVAFAWMLLGFGVYFLYGRRHSMLQKGIVVVPEEMEKEAFIKPDSHNL, from the coding sequence ATGGCTAGTATTTTTGCCAAAAAACCACTTGCCCAACTTCTGGGCGAAGCTAACTCAACCGGGCACGGCACCCTGCAACGCACGCTGGGCGCGGGCAATCTCGTGGCGCTGGGCGTGGGGGCTATCATCGGGGCCGGCCTGTTTGTGCGCACCGCCGCCGCCGCCGCCCAAGCCGCCGGGCCAGGTGTCACGCTGGCCTTCATCCTGGCGGCATTCGGCTGCGTGTTCGCGGGCTTGTGCTACGCCGAGTTCGCGGCCATGATTCCCATCGCCGGCTCGGCCTATACCTACGCCTACACCACGATGGGTGAGTTCGTGGCCTGGATTATCGGCTGGGCCCTCATCATGGAATACGCCTTGGGCGCGGCCACCGTGTCCATCGCCTGGAGCGAGTACTTAAACAAGCTGCTGGAGGTCTTTCATACTAGTATACCCTATGGTTTAAGCCACTCGCCCTTCGAGCACGCCATGATTAATGGCGTGTCCGAGCATGGCTTCATCAACCTGCCGGCGCTGCTCATCATCGTGGCCCTGAGCTTGTTGCTGGTAAAAGGTACTCAGGAGTCGGCGCTTTTCAACGCCGTTATCGTGGTACTGAAGGTGCTCATCGTTATCGTGTTTATCGCGGTGGGCTGGCAGTTCATCAACCCCGTCAATCATACGCCCTACCTCATTCCGGCCGACGCCGTGGTGAAAAACGCTGCCGGCGAGGTAGTACGCACCTACGGCGGGTTTTTTAAGCATGGCCTGGGCGGTATTATCGGCGGCGCGGGCATTGTGTTCTTCGCCTTCATTGGCTTCGACGCCGTGAGCACGGCCGCGCAGGAAGCCCGCAACCCCAAGCGCGACATGCCCATCGGCATTCTGGGCTCGCTGGCCATTTGCACCGTTTTGTATATATTGTTTGGGCACGTACTAACGGGTGTAGCCAGCTGGCGCGAGTTTGCTGACCCGGCCCTGGGCGGCGAGGCTTCGGTGGCCTATGCCATCCGGGCGCACATGCCCGGCTACGGCTGGCTGGCTACGGCCGTTACGATGGGTATCCTACTGGGCTTCACGTCGGTAATTCTGGTAATGCTCATGGGTCAGAGCCGCGTTTTTTTCTCGATGGCTAAGGACGGTCTCATGCCCAAAGCCTTTTCCGAGCTGCACCCGCGCTTCAGCACACCCTACAAGTCCAACCTCATGCTGATGGTGTTCGTGGGCTTATTTGCGGCGTTCGTGCCCGGCTCGCTGGCCGGCGACCTCACCTCGTTTGGCACGCTGCTGGCTTTCGTGCTGGTGAGCCTGGGCGTATGGATTATGCGCAAGTCGGACCCCGACCAGCCCCGGCCATTTCGCTCGCCGCTCTCCTCGCCAAGCTTCCCGCTGGTACCCATCATGGGGGCTTTGGTGTGCACGCTGCTGATTGTGGGCCTCGACCCCTTTACGCTGCAAGTAGCTTTTGCCTGGATGCTGCTGGGCTTCGGCGTATATTTCCTCTACGGCAGGCGCCACTCAATGCTGCAAAAAGGCATTGTGGTAGTGCCCGAGGAGATGGAAAAGGAAGCTTTCATCAAGCCCGATTCACACAATTTGTAG